In the genome of Lathyrus oleraceus cultivar Zhongwan6 chromosome 4, CAAS_Psat_ZW6_1.0, whole genome shotgun sequence, the window AGAAGTACAACTCTCAAGCTGCAACTTAAGCCAAGCCTAACAACGGCAACCCCGTCGGCGTAAGCCATTCATAAACAAAAATTCTGCATTTACAATATAACAAAATTCTGCATTCATAAACAAAAATTCTGCATTTACAATATAACAAAATTCTGCATTCATAAACAAAATTCTGCATTTACATAAACCACATAAACCAAAATTCTGCATTACAACTAGATATAACCTGCATAACATTGAATTCCTGCATAATTTTTTTTACAGAAAAACTCACGATCCATAACAGAAAATTCGGAACTATCTAACAAACTAAGAAAAAACTAACATAACCACTTCTTCAACAACTAACCAACGAGCCTTTTCTAACTTCACTCCATCTTCAATTCACCACTCTTCAACTCCACAACCTCCATGACATTCTTCACACTGGATCATCTTCAAAAAAAAAAACTTCATCACAAGCTCTCGATCCTGCACCAAAAAAACGAAACAGTAACAAACTCCACTTCAACCTCCTCTTCCCAACCGAGATTCTTCTTCAACCTCAATTCTTCAAACATTGTGAATCCGTAACCGTAACCAATCTCCGTTCACCGAACCACCTTCAACCGTAACCAATCTCCGTTCACCGAACCACCTTCAACCGCTTCCAATCTGCCATCGCCGAACCACCATAAGAAAATTCAATTCGTTCCTCAACAGAAGGATAACGGAAAAGGAGAAAGAGATAACGGAAAGCAGGAGGAAAGAAGAAAGAGTTTCATACCTGTTATCGTCGGAAAGCCACACTGTCCGTAAGTCATTTTTCCATCATCTCCTTCGATTGTTTTCGTATCTCTCGAGTGCGAGATTCGCGTCTTCTTCTCGGTACACTGGGAAATGCAATAGCCACGGTTCATAGCAGGATCTTGCGGTTCCAATTCGCGGAGAATGATGACTGAAATCAAAGTGAAGGAGATTCGATGGCGACGATCAAGATTCGCTCTCCGGATTGCGCTCCGATCGCGTCTCCATTGGatcgttgaagaagatgaagcCACCGAGGGACGGCGACGTTGATGGATGCGAACGCCAAGCCGCCGTTGAGATGCGGTCGTGTTCGCGTGGAATCTCCACTGTGCCGCTGTGATTCGCCATTGTTGTTGAGAAACGTCTTCTCCGTTAGATCCCATTAGTGCACTCTAGGTTCAGTGTGTGGTGAATGGGCCGTGTTCCCTCCTCCTTGAGCCCAAACGAATTCTGGAGAAATACACTCCCATGATTCTGATACACCGCCCTTGCTGTTGGACTTATGAGTATATCAGGCCCATTTCTCTTTTAATGATGTGTTAATTAGTTTTTAGCAGTTAATCTTAGATTTTAACTATAGAATTCAATTTAGAATATGCATAGAACAATTAGAATAGTTAGGAATTTAGGTTGATTAGTTTAATTGGATAGTTAGGATTGTGATTAGAGTGTTAGTGTTATTGGAAGTTAATTTTAGAATTAAAATTAGATAATGATTTAGAAAACTAAAAATATTAGAAATAATTAGATGTGATTAGGAGGATAATTGTTAGTTACTGTTAATGATTAGGACAGATTAGGATTAACTTGTATTTGTTAGAGTTAATTTAGGTTAATTAGTTTAGTTTGGAATTTTAGAGTTAATTAGTCATTAGATTTAAATAGTCTTAGGAATATTAAACCTAGATTAAACTTTTAGGATTTTAGAATATGGATTAGATTAGTCTAATAGAATTTTAGGAAATTGgtttttttagaattttaattagacattaaaatttggttagaatttaattagaaAGTGATTAGAAATAATTTTAGGATTAGAATATGTTAGAAATAATTTTAGAAATGTTAAATCTAGTTTAGATATAATTAGAATTTTCATGTATAGATATTACTCCCTAATTGTGAAATGACTATTCTACCCCTAGGCTTAGAAATAATTCAATCTTGCATGCTCCCTTAATTTTAGGACATGTTATCACTTGATTAAATGAATTTCATGTGGAGTTTGAGCTTCCGTTTTGGATTTTTGTTCCTTTTtggccctagtcttggactagtggtttgtgatctcacttttgagttgtgtttcaggttaatgGCACAAATggcttatgcttgatgatgtgcttCCATTGGAGTTGACTTGTGGCTCGTGtatagctaattttgactttgttttgcagggtttgatatttgagtttgagccttaatggcttgcactttggtgcattggcttgtgtttgtctgtgtatagttaattgtgaaccatttgctgtttaattctgtgattggtatactgattgtatttgattgatttcaggtacattagttgctaagattgctttgctttgcttgataagcaatttgcactgaggtataacattcttgtctccatgtagtctggaagacctggcctgttacttggccagacacctgtctgaagtcctccttaagaggcgatgtttgtgcttgtttatttttgtccccaagcaggtaaaggcctctatgaggcaattggaggataagagagatatgcaatctatctcccgctcttctgttgagtcatccctctgctcacaccactgtgttgatgcattgggatacaaacccaagatcttgtacagtgtacagtcgtgtcagtgtcttaagtgtagaagggttcccacttcctggacccacacttctttgtctgaagctctccctggccagggataagagctgtgaagtcttatcttcactcacctttcatctgcttcaccttggctctcaatgtcaaggttaagagcaaaactcaccctgtacagttggcttgctcttgcagccccacccttgtttgagcctcacttgtgtgcatatagtgtgtgctgtttgtgattgtttgctattgcttgtgctttaggataggcttgcttcctgtgcaagttagctagaaaccttaacttagggatgattttgcatgataacatctaggctcgagtcgtagtctccctagttgtgtctccctatgttatctggttaggctagtcatgtgtccctccgtaggggaactatgtcgccctgatcctcataccagatgaggtacgtaggcaggagatgagcagatctctccgggcgcctgtgtctttgttttgtcttgttgtgtgcttggaagctgatgtaagtccatcgagtggcattcgggttccagtgtttgtgtgtgttttggttcggatgctgatgtaagtccagtgattggcatttgggctccacgtttgccttcttgtgtgtgtttggttcggaagctgatgtaagtccagcaattggcattcgggttccatgtttgcccgtgtttgtgttgttttgtctgGTGCGTcttagccgagctacggatgctctgattctccttcgtccgaggagatacgtatgcataggatgcgatatcctagcgagcatgtgttttcccagtccgaactacttagactctgatgtctatgcttgatagactaagtaggcccaggatgcgatgtcctgccgagtcagtttcagtcttgtttgttttcttgtgtctctttcagccagtgtgtgtgtgtgagcagtgttttagcaaccattttccttcctattgtgcgtggatcccgtcgagtacgacggatgcgtaggggtgctaataccttcccttcgcataaccgactcccgatcccattctctttggtcgcgagaccatgctttttccaggtttactctgagcgtttcctttccctcttttgggataaataacgcacggtggcggctctgttgtcttcgtttcccgccggtttttcgcgtaatgcgacagatgaaagatcacaccactcaccatggcttgttgtgaaggatctccccagaaagtgacactgctgaaagtaaagatcggacgcaacgtatacaGCTTAACCAACACGAGTATCCTGCACATTCCGAAGTAAGAAAGCAATTCCACCAAATTAAGGAGCactgtggatcctgtcaaagctgaaccaaaccaagtgagtcataaaaagccaaacacattaatcatcatgagcgtcattcaggttcttctttatcactctaaatttgcgtagactctctgggactgtcactgcatgatacacacactgaggcacgttgtttgtaattaacctcgagcctttctagccatcccgaaTTATTATATCCCTCAttaaccccctttgagcctatatccatttttttgtttaaaacaccaTAAATGTAACCATTGGCCACAATATTTCCTCACCCTGTTTAGAGTCATGATAATGCATTCAAAGCTATGTTtaaaagctaagtttggggtaaaaaccccaaaagctctcaaagcccaagaaagtgcaaaaacaagagaaaaataaaaaaaatgatgaatcgagaaaaagaaagaaaaagaaaaattcGACAACTCGAAGATTCAAAAGAAAGAAGCACGAAAAAGGGCAGTCAGtgaaaaagaaataagaaaagaaaactgaggaaataaaagaaacaaacacatgatgtaacatcgactctgaaccaaaagccccttattttccttttttaatccataccctaacccaagccaagctacaaccctaaagacctcaaaagtgtgtgtgttatgtgtaggtgatgagaaaagagagattattcaaacttgtgagtgatattgcatactttgaattatgagtgAAAACAGCTTACCCCaagagaattggtgagaatgtgatataagctAACAGGTGAAACAgtgctttgaagtggaagtgTGAATAATGACTTACGAGGATAGGCaggacttgtggaaggaaaagggaagacgttagcgaatgatctcaacagtggtggaaaacatgaagaattctggggagtgatcatgaaacattacttgggacaagcaatgagctaagtttggggttatgatcagtcaccatttacattgagttttcattattgatccaaagcaaaatagagacatttgacacactgtgcaagcatttatggtacatttcgagttagttttacttccgttattttatttatgcgtttttaatctttgttatgttttaccttttttatcttgattttatacgtgggataactgtgtttttgtccgacagatccaggtagaagaaccggagaactcagaacaaGACAGTGCGAGATTCCGGCACGCAAAGGAGTAGAAAACCCCGGCACAGGAGGTCTGgcacggccacccgtgtcacctgacacgggccgtgttaggGCAAGGGAAGCAAGagaagaaaacagtagcctgacacggccacccgtgtcagctgacacgggccgtgtcaggcagaaacCTCAACCGTGTCATCCTTGCCATGGGCGTGTCAGCTTAAACAATAGgctgacatggccacccgtgtcagcccaagcccaaaatttccagttttctcgggcttttcattctACGGGCTCTTTAGAGACATCcttggacctgtccaactgctgctgggaactttcactataaaaagaggtcttctgccaaaggaaaaatcatcttggaatacggcaaaacacagtattgtgaagcaatcaagtattacagagatcaaggcatttggagagctgaagatattcatgagcgggagcgattgaagatcaaagtcatccaattacttgtaatgtgtaatttttatcttaaatttgttttaaacaatatgagtagctaaaccccccaatgctagggggtgtcccggatttagaattgtaatgaatttgagtttacatttgcatttataatattttgtttacggtaactttttgatgtgtttattgctttctctttcggaccaattgagattgatttgtggttatcaattaggctggaccgccattgataaggttttcatcaggttactctacagtagatatcacctaggactatggataccctgtatgaaccagagcattcttgatattatacagcttaacttcaccctaattggctatggacataggaattaaggtagattgattaaaggttttctcaccaaggacttgggagaaaatacccttgagaactagtagtaattgatatttgttgatgcaatagtaactcagagttgttacagggataaatcatacaccttccctggcattgttctttttcctctataaacccttattttcatatttctttaccttcacttttattattatatttttacactcaaaaaccaaattaatactttttgtttaattgaatgataatttaaaatcaatattaacgtgcagtccttgagatcggcattcggggaatttccccattattactataataaacaaaatagtacacttgctattttcccgatcagaGATAATCTCCGAAAAGAGACCAACAACAGAAGAATCGGTAGCCTGGAAGGAAAGTATAATGCAATATCACTAGGTAAGAGAATTCTAAACAAATAGAAGGATCCTTGAGCGGTCACATTATCATGCGCTATAAAAGAGAGAACTTTCAAAAAGGTACTAATTaattctggagctagtgtgagtctgatgccattatcaatctatcacaggTTGGGTATTGAAAATGTCAGTGATACAAGGACAAATCTGAAGTTTACATATCACTCGATAAAGAATGCATATGGAATAGTAGAAGACGTGTTGGTGGCAATAGGGGAATTGAGTTTCCCCGTTGATTTTGTGATCatagacatacctgaagatgaaAAGACACATatctgtaataccccaaaatttaccttcatttttcttggaagcatgggattgtgtttcacattccattagcatcatactaggccatactcattgcatactgcatcagtgacttgggaaatcagggtttgattgatcactctTTAACATAAGGAGCCCACACAAGGCAAGActgagaattggacttcattctccaaatatacaagtctcaaggggttccatatgtcttcaacatcgtcttctatgtgatggatatcagtccctcgtacagttgtctactgggtcgtccttggatccacaatgctggggtAGTCTCCTCAACTCTGCATCAAAAGATCAAATTCCCGGTCAACAAACGAATTATCACTGTTTGcggtgaggaggacattctggtcagtaacctgtctacattcaagtatgtagaagtagaaggtgaaattcatgagaccctgtgtcaggaTTTTGAGGCggttcagatcaaggatgcagctccagtggaaaaggttaaagcgggtgcctctatctcgtccttcaagcaggcgCAGGCCTTTGTAGATTCAGGTGTTGCCCCCGGTTGGGGACATCTGTTGGAGTTAGcgatgaaagaagacaagttcgggattgggtatcagccagctctgacttctacaactgCAACGCccagactcgtcaggggccgattactttctccagcgctgatatcattcagtatggccagatctctgcaatccACAAAGAAGGcggggatagtgattgcgacatcgacagttgggtgcgtccgaggatcccgggtgaagtcatcaataattggtcttctgaggagattatccaagtcactcttcttgaggagtaatttttcttgtttgttcatgcatgtccaagtcttacgttccacccagggcgtaatgactcattgtagggctcatctatgtgactacctgcattttttatcataaatatatgacgtctttttgcattcaaatattttgttcactgtctttctatttttgcagttttcaaaattcaaaaatcaaaaaatatttggcaatgtttgtttagttttcactcactgttcacactcataaacacataccatcactcatgcagatgcacatgGCTCGCctcgactttgaaaatccgatctttcaagctgaagaagagggtgatgaagactgtgaactccctgaagaacttgccaggtt includes:
- the LOC127075954 gene encoding uncharacterized protein LOC127075954, which encodes MGSNGEDVSQQQWRITAAQWRFHANTTASQRRLGVRIHQRRRPSVASSSSTIQWRRDRSAIRRANLDRRHRISFTLISVIILRELEPQDPAMNRGYCISQCTEKKTRISHSRDTKTIEGDDGKMTYGQCGFPTITDWKRLKVVR